In Microvenator marinus, one genomic interval encodes:
- a CDS encoding IgGFc-binding protein — protein sequence MRSCKFLMVVFALVAWGCSDETTPANSSTNNGTADAGPDLVEDMPPEVICEPGELVECGQENTPATRVCSSDGTELVPASCPNTPLSVCRNAECVEVACVPGTRRCESTSQTQLCNDEGTAFENAETCTGSSTCEEGNCLSRCRLAELTSSYIGCEYWAVELENHLLSDAEENQIPPEQRPPFAIVLFNPSETYDARISVFSGPDEHAEAVVSRTVGTDIPQPGMDLVTVESRVLGPRGQELFKVDGAIDNIVLPRGSMMTLIMPHREIPFGSTSLTPNAYKVSATQPVVAYQFNPLCCNYNYTNDASLLLPKSALTENYMFLSYAVWAGTSSARLAEPYSSTMTIVATEPDTSVTIQLPPPKGVNRAPAETIYPPTTGRISGPDTNGRMTVVLQPHEVLNVAGSGASPVEDMTGARITASKPVSVFGGHTCAFVPFGNPACDHLESQLFPLETWGTKFVAAPLKLRRQEGDPVDTREGTYWKFVAAQDDTEIQTGISLGAPMSLPPADEGVSPCRNFSDDPESGVFTLDAGQTCEFGTSEAFVVQAGKPIMVGAFLSGQNSVKVDAQFGDHAGDPAFFLLPPEEQYRTEYSFLTPATYWQSYVTVVIRPGFTVSLDGQELDLTQFDYKLIQDGEMARVHIPVEDGPHRIEAQIAFGIVVYGYDDYVSYAYTGGLDLAKLNTF from the coding sequence ATGAGAAGCTGTAAATTTTTGATGGTTGTGTTCGCTCTTGTAGCGTGGGGCTGTTCTGACGAGACAACGCCCGCCAATAGCTCTACGAATAATGGCACCGCCGATGCGGGACCTGACCTCGTCGAGGATATGCCGCCAGAAGTCATTTGTGAGCCGGGTGAGCTCGTCGAATGCGGTCAGGAAAATACGCCTGCGACTCGCGTTTGTAGTAGCGACGGCACCGAGCTGGTACCGGCATCTTGCCCCAATACGCCCCTTTCCGTGTGCCGAAACGCCGAATGCGTTGAAGTCGCGTGTGTTCCGGGCACCCGACGCTGTGAGTCCACGTCGCAAACGCAATTGTGCAACGACGAAGGCACGGCGTTCGAAAACGCCGAGACCTGCACAGGCTCTAGCACGTGTGAGGAAGGTAACTGCCTTAGCCGATGCCGACTCGCCGAGCTCACGAGCAGTTATATCGGCTGCGAATACTGGGCCGTTGAGCTTGAGAACCATCTCCTTTCGGACGCCGAAGAAAATCAGATTCCACCCGAACAACGGCCGCCCTTCGCGATTGTTCTTTTCAATCCGAGCGAAACCTACGACGCGCGGATTTCCGTTTTCTCCGGGCCCGACGAGCACGCCGAGGCCGTGGTTTCGAGGACAGTTGGCACAGACATCCCACAACCCGGAATGGATTTGGTGACGGTTGAGAGTCGCGTTCTCGGACCACGCGGCCAAGAACTCTTCAAAGTTGACGGTGCGATCGACAATATCGTGCTCCCGCGCGGCTCGATGATGACCCTGATTATGCCGCACCGAGAGATTCCTTTCGGCTCCACGAGTCTTACCCCCAATGCCTATAAGGTCTCGGCCACACAGCCCGTGGTTGCGTATCAATTCAACCCGCTTTGCTGCAATTACAACTATACCAACGACGCGAGCTTGCTGCTCCCTAAGAGCGCGCTTACCGAGAACTATATGTTCCTGAGCTACGCGGTTTGGGCGGGCACGTCATCGGCGCGTCTGGCCGAACCCTACTCGTCTACAATGACCATCGTGGCCACAGAGCCGGACACCTCGGTGACGATTCAATTGCCGCCACCAAAAGGCGTCAATCGCGCCCCTGCCGAAACCATTTACCCGCCGACAACGGGAAGAATCTCTGGCCCGGATACCAATGGCAGAATGACGGTCGTGCTCCAACCCCACGAAGTCCTCAACGTTGCGGGGTCAGGTGCAAGTCCTGTGGAGGATATGACGGGCGCGCGAATCACTGCCTCCAAACCGGTGAGTGTTTTTGGAGGGCACACCTGTGCATTCGTGCCGTTTGGAAATCCAGCGTGTGACCACCTTGAGTCGCAGCTTTTCCCGCTTGAGACCTGGGGTACCAAATTTGTGGCTGCGCCGCTTAAACTAAGGCGCCAAGAGGGTGACCCTGTGGACACGCGCGAAGGAACCTATTGGAAATTTGTAGCCGCCCAAGACGACACCGAGATCCAGACCGGAATCTCGCTCGGAGCCCCGATGAGCTTGCCTCCAGCAGACGAAGGCGTGTCGCCGTGCAGAAACTTCTCGGACGACCCTGAGTCTGGCGTGTTCACGTTGGACGCCGGCCAGACCTGCGAGTTCGGCACGTCAGAGGCATTCGTTGTACAGGCTGGCAAACCCATCATGGTGGGTGCGTTCTTGAGCGGCCAAAATAGCGTGAAAGTGGATGCTCAGTTTGGTGACCATGCTGGGGACCCCGCGTTTTTCCTCCTTCCACCCGAGGAGCAGTACCGAACCGAGTACTCATTCTTGACCCCTGCAACCTACTGGCAAAGCTACGTCACGGTGGTGATTCGCCCAGGCTTTACGGTGTCTTTGGATGGCCAGGAGCTGGACCTGACCCAGTTCGACTACAAGCTCATCCAAGACGGAGAGATGGCACGCGTCCATATTCCTGTAGAAGATGGGCCGCATCGAATCGAGGCGCAGATAGCGTTTGGCATCGTCGTCTATGGATATGATGACTATGTATCTTACGCCTATACGGGCGGCCTAGACCTCGCTAAACTCAACACATTCTGA
- the trhA gene encoding PAQR family membrane homeostasis protein TrhA, producing the protein MKFFKDPASAWTHFAGFWAAMVGLLFLIIQAPPESAKLASFVFYGICLAVLFLASSCYHFFDIGERGNHMLRRVDHAAIYWLIVGTYVPPVVHLLEGTLRTNMLILLFVVGTLGSLYKLIWFKAPVWLDVMVYVGLGWMIFIPENLLSSMDTYTFTWMLIGGLFYTVGAVVFATEWPDPWPKKFGHHDIWHLFVLAGAACHFYFVYLFLPVPIP; encoded by the coding sequence GTGAAGTTTTTTAAGGATCCAGCGAGCGCTTGGACGCATTTTGCTGGATTCTGGGCGGCGATGGTCGGCCTCTTGTTCCTCATCATCCAGGCCCCTCCGGAGAGCGCGAAGCTCGCATCATTCGTATTCTATGGCATCTGTCTCGCGGTGCTTTTCCTCGCCTCGTCCTGCTATCACTTCTTCGATATTGGCGAGCGTGGAAATCACATGCTCAGGCGTGTCGATCACGCTGCGATCTACTGGTTGATCGTCGGAACCTACGTTCCGCCCGTCGTTCATCTTCTGGAAGGAACGCTCCGCACGAATATGCTCATTCTGCTCTTCGTCGTGGGAACGCTGGGCTCGCTCTACAAGTTGATTTGGTTCAAAGCCCCCGTGTGGCTCGACGTGATGGTCTATGTGGGGCTCGGATGGATGATCTTCATCCCCGAAAATTTGCTATCTTCTATGGATACTTACACGTTCACGTGGATGCTGATCGGCGGCCTCTTTTACACGGTCGGAGCGGTTGTTTTTGCCACCGAATGGCCCGACCCTTGGCCAAAGAAGTTCGGCCATCACGACATCTGGCACCTCTTCGTGCTCGCCGGTGCCGCGTGCCATTTCTACTTTGTTTATCTCTTCTTACCTGTACCCATTCCCTAA
- the murI gene encoding glutamate racemase: MDRPIGIFDSGVGGLTVMRALADLLPNENLVYLGDTARVPYGNRGAQTIKRYSLNAARFLVERDIKALVIACNTATAYGLGAVRETFPDLPVIGVVDPVAKVAASLTKTGVVGVIGTRGTISSGSYEARLTEISPAIKTVSQACPLLVPLAEEGWLDGPVVDAVLQEYLGPMGSQDLDVMILGCTHYPILRSAIESACARIWEKPITILDSASATAEALRTRLHASNLQRIGGEGRFEFLATDDPRHFGRTATTFFQDELASIEHVDILDVSQSS, encoded by the coding sequence GTGGACAGACCTATCGGCATTTTCGATAGCGGCGTGGGTGGTCTGACCGTCATGCGGGCGCTCGCCGACCTCTTGCCCAACGAAAACCTCGTTTATCTGGGTGATACGGCGCGCGTGCCTTATGGCAATCGCGGTGCCCAAACCATCAAACGCTACTCCCTGAATGCCGCACGCTTTCTAGTTGAGCGGGATATCAAAGCCCTCGTGATCGCCTGTAATACAGCGACCGCCTACGGCTTGGGTGCGGTCCGCGAGACTTTCCCGGATCTGCCGGTTATCGGCGTGGTCGATCCTGTGGCGAAAGTCGCTGCCTCGTTGACTAAGACAGGTGTCGTGGGCGTTATCGGTACGCGCGGGACGATTTCTTCAGGGTCTTACGAAGCTCGCCTCACTGAGATTTCTCCAGCCATTAAGACCGTTTCACAGGCGTGTCCGCTTCTCGTACCACTCGCTGAAGAAGGCTGGTTAGACGGGCCGGTGGTAGACGCAGTATTACAAGAATACCTTGGACCGATGGGATCGCAGGATCTCGACGTGATGATCCTTGGGTGCACACATTATCCGATTCTAAGAAGCGCGATCGAATCGGCATGTGCGCGAATCTGGGAAAAACCCATCACGATTTTGGACTCAGCGAGTGCGACCGCTGAGGCGTTGCGGACTAGACTTCATGCGTCGAACCTGCAACGAATAGGTGGAGAGGGTCGATTCGAGTTCCTCGCAACCGATGACCCTCGCCATTTTGGCCGCACGGCAACGACTTTTTTCCAAGATGAATTGGCGTCGATTGAGCACGTCGATATCTTGGACGTGTCTCAGAGTAGCTGA
- a CDS encoding MFS transporter, with amino-acid sequence MAEKVPVKKREIFGWAMYDFANSSYTTVVISFVYSAFFTAHVVPADSTVKDSFWALAIVFSTIIAIVLSPLAGAICDFSGGKKKYLLASTLTCAISTACLAFVGPGDIWLAIFLIAISNAAFMLGESFIASFLTDIANSDNMGKISGLGWGLGYFGGLSSLILVYSFIGDSAALEASEVVSRNQIAMLMLSGFFFLSALPTFILVKERTEPVAGFEDAGFKRLMLAGMNEMKSSFSLVKNYPVLFKFFLAFMVYMAGLEVVIKFIGIYSQVELELSASYLQMMFIILQFSAAGGALAFGFLETRIGAKTTVLTTIVWWVIGVMAIFFLDQIAAFAGTERGNVFLVIAMIAGAGIGSIQSSSRAVVGLLSPPGRSAQMFGFWGMFMRLAIILGMTFGPVADALGSRRMALLLVAGFFIVGGLMLVRVPITEAIEANRRLLNGDVKEEAG; translated from the coding sequence ATGGCCGAGAAGGTACCGGTCAAAAAGAGAGAGATCTTTGGTTGGGCGATGTATGATTTCGCCAACTCTAGCTACACCACGGTGGTGATCTCGTTCGTTTATTCGGCCTTCTTCACGGCACACGTGGTGCCGGCAGATAGTACCGTAAAAGACTCGTTCTGGGCGCTCGCCATCGTCTTTTCCACCATCATCGCTATCGTGCTCTCCCCACTTGCGGGCGCCATTTGCGATTTTAGCGGCGGAAAAAAGAAGTACCTTTTGGCGAGCACGTTGACGTGCGCGATCTCCACAGCGTGCCTCGCCTTTGTTGGGCCTGGTGATATCTGGCTGGCGATCTTTCTCATTGCGATCAGCAATGCGGCGTTCATGCTGGGTGAGAGCTTCATAGCGAGCTTTCTGACCGATATCGCCAACTCGGACAATATGGGAAAGATCTCGGGCTTAGGCTGGGGACTGGGCTATTTTGGAGGCCTTTCCAGTTTGATTCTCGTCTACAGTTTTATCGGTGACTCGGCCGCGCTCGAAGCCTCCGAGGTAGTCTCTCGAAATCAGATCGCGATGCTCATGCTCTCCGGTTTCTTCTTCCTCTCCGCTCTCCCCACGTTCATCTTGGTCAAGGAGCGAACAGAGCCCGTCGCCGGATTTGAAGATGCGGGCTTTAAGAGACTCATGCTCGCGGGTATGAACGAGATGAAGTCCTCGTTCTCGCTGGTCAAGAACTATCCGGTCCTCTTCAAGTTCTTCCTCGCCTTCATGGTCTACATGGCAGGCCTTGAGGTGGTCATCAAATTCATCGGGATTTATTCGCAAGTCGAGCTGGAGCTCTCGGCGAGCTACCTGCAGATGATGTTTATCATCCTTCAATTCAGCGCTGCCGGGGGCGCACTCGCCTTTGGCTTCTTGGAGACGCGAATCGGCGCCAAGACCACCGTTCTGACCACTATCGTCTGGTGGGTAATTGGGGTGATGGCCATCTTCTTCCTCGACCAGATTGCGGCCTTTGCTGGGACCGAGCGCGGAAATGTCTTCCTCGTAATTGCGATGATTGCAGGCGCGGGCATTGGTTCAATCCAAAGCTCTAGCCGCGCGGTTGTGGGGCTTTTATCTCCGCCCGGGCGCTCCGCTCAGATGTTCGGTTTTTGGGGCATGTTCATGCGACTCGCGATTATCCTCGGCATGACCTTCGGCCCCGTGGCAGACGCCTTGGGCTCAAGGAGAATGGCGCTCCTACTCGTGGCAGGCTTCTTCATAGTTGGAGGCTTAATGCTGGTGCGCGTGCCGATCACGGAAGCCATCGAAGCGAATCGACGACTCCTCAACGGAGACGTTAAGGAAGAGGCAGGATAA
- a CDS encoding IPT/TIG domain-containing protein — MRLRASFLLLLSLTLGCGDCLKASDFVDVIEDPDQFILEPDMPSDMPVVPDQDQGVDPVDDFGDPKDLFNFDFGPDDFGEPQRFELRAVVPSSGPVEGGTSVRIEGSGLEDGAQVFFASQGVEASLSGNELVVRTPPGNGPGPVSVKVVNPNGESQVLVDAFRYVEDLRIDQITPSRVPTNGGTLVEIRGSGFQENAAVSFGSEAALGTIYLSDGLIQAYAPPQGAGLVDLRVTTPEDSAVAVDAVEYFQPLELVEIDPASGSEVGGELVTLKVLGMDASLQVLFDGRGAPVQNINIAQQAVQVLTPPGVGLADITLLTDSDAAVARDAFYYRPDDSPTIAAISPASGPISGGNQAQVLGWGFLGRDIYVDGNPAIYLNRTDAWALIELPAGTSLGQVDVTLLESASVLDTLPNGYTYLADLEISTSTPESGPVEGGTEIVIQGEGLSGVTRVTIGGISAEFQVISDTELRVVSPPGRAGPADIKVSASELEAELVDGFEYTETLEIWGFSPTRGSVAGNTLVNVRGRGFSGQIVVTLGGNPGAQIRRLDRNNLTFRAPPGPVGPANLEVGANGATAQGPYTYTYFNPASQFGGASGGVIDGSVNVTVYSSGGGPLENAFVMLSTRAETPYQGFTDVNGMVTLSGPEVLGAQTVTATAAGYSTVTVQTVDAENITVFLNLLNPPPNPGGGAPPPFATIRGNVTADGKLSVPDDQAIYEMAVVATTQRAVFAGNPSAGPNAIVLGEGAYEIRSRIGDLAVVALCGTFNSNTQEFTPQLAAVERFIFLSDQDIREVDLLCNIPLDESLSFKLVNTEYAPTGPDNNAMEVFWDFGFEGVFRSPTRGRSLSDIVEVQRQPELSGVLEDISFIALGGSYTGLGTPFSRVIQENITPNGQMVILPALLSVPQPVSPQPGTRVQDNMIRFRANQVYPPDFTYLTLRNSLGIPVWEWIIPAGEERAVIPEFPSFSGLPPAERPSPLVQEPLFLSIFAVKLKGGFDYERFTFRDVSQEVWRAYSVNNWSVILPLP, encoded by the coding sequence ATGCGACTTCGAGCGAGCTTTCTGCTCCTCCTGAGCCTTACCCTCGGTTGCGGGGATTGTTTGAAGGCCAGTGATTTCGTGGACGTCATCGAAGATCCCGACCAGTTCATTCTTGAACCGGACATGCCGTCTGATATGCCCGTGGTCCCAGACCAAGACCAGGGTGTTGACCCTGTCGATGATTTTGGGGACCCCAAAGACCTCTTCAATTTCGATTTTGGCCCGGATGACTTCGGGGAGCCTCAACGCTTTGAATTGCGAGCTGTGGTGCCCTCAAGCGGCCCCGTCGAGGGCGGAACCTCGGTCCGAATCGAAGGGAGTGGTCTTGAAGATGGAGCACAGGTCTTCTTTGCGAGCCAGGGCGTCGAAGCCTCTCTAAGCGGGAACGAGCTCGTCGTCAGAACGCCTCCCGGAAACGGCCCCGGGCCGGTTTCGGTCAAGGTCGTCAATCCCAACGGAGAATCGCAGGTCTTGGTGGATGCCTTCAGATATGTGGAGGACCTGCGGATCGACCAGATTACACCGAGCCGAGTCCCAACCAACGGTGGCACCTTGGTTGAGATTCGTGGAAGCGGGTTTCAGGAGAACGCTGCCGTGAGTTTCGGCTCAGAGGCGGCCTTAGGTACCATTTACCTCTCCGATGGGCTGATTCAAGCCTACGCGCCGCCACAAGGCGCTGGTCTCGTCGATCTTCGCGTCACAACGCCGGAGGATTCTGCGGTCGCCGTGGATGCGGTGGAGTACTTTCAGCCACTGGAGCTCGTCGAGATTGACCCTGCTTCGGGATCTGAGGTGGGCGGCGAGCTCGTCACGCTCAAAGTGCTTGGCATGGACGCCAGTCTTCAGGTGCTCTTTGATGGGCGTGGAGCTCCCGTTCAGAATATCAACATCGCGCAACAGGCCGTTCAAGTCTTGACGCCGCCTGGTGTTGGGCTTGCTGACATCACCTTGCTCACCGATTCCGACGCAGCTGTGGCGCGTGATGCCTTTTACTACAGGCCTGACGATTCACCGACAATCGCTGCCATCAGCCCAGCCTCTGGCCCCATTTCTGGGGGCAATCAGGCACAAGTCTTAGGCTGGGGATTTCTCGGGCGCGACATCTACGTGGACGGAAACCCAGCCATCTACCTGAACCGAACTGACGCCTGGGCGTTGATCGAGCTCCCAGCGGGCACAAGCCTTGGTCAGGTGGACGTGACGCTCTTGGAAAGCGCGAGCGTCTTAGACACGCTCCCTAACGGCTATACCTACCTCGCCGATCTCGAAATCTCAACGAGTACGCCAGAGAGCGGCCCCGTAGAAGGTGGGACTGAGATTGTGATTCAGGGCGAAGGTTTGAGCGGTGTCACCCGAGTCACGATCGGCGGCATCAGCGCTGAGTTTCAGGTGATTTCTGACACGGAGCTTCGCGTTGTATCACCCCCTGGTCGAGCTGGCCCCGCCGATATCAAAGTCAGTGCTTCTGAGCTGGAGGCTGAGCTCGTCGACGGTTTTGAGTACACAGAAACTCTGGAGATCTGGGGCTTTAGTCCGACCCGTGGTTCCGTTGCCGGGAACACCCTGGTGAATGTGCGTGGCCGCGGATTCTCCGGCCAAATCGTGGTGACTCTTGGCGGCAATCCTGGAGCTCAGATTCGACGGCTCGACCGAAATAACCTCACGTTCCGCGCCCCACCCGGGCCGGTGGGACCAGCCAATTTGGAAGTAGGCGCCAACGGCGCGACTGCACAAGGACCGTACACGTACACCTACTTCAACCCTGCATCTCAATTCGGCGGGGCTTCGGGCGGCGTTATCGACGGCTCAGTCAACGTTACGGTCTACTCAAGTGGCGGGGGCCCACTCGAAAACGCGTTCGTGATGCTCTCAACACGTGCAGAGACGCCTTATCAGGGGTTCACGGACGTCAACGGAATGGTGACACTTTCTGGCCCTGAGGTTTTAGGCGCGCAAACAGTTACCGCCACCGCAGCGGGCTACTCCACGGTCACCGTTCAAACGGTGGATGCTGAGAACATCACGGTCTTCTTGAACCTGCTCAACCCTCCGCCAAATCCCGGCGGTGGCGCACCTCCGCCATTTGCCACCATCCGCGGCAACGTGACGGCCGACGGCAAGCTCTCGGTCCCTGACGACCAGGCGATTTACGAGATGGCCGTCGTGGCCACCACACAGCGCGCGGTGTTTGCAGGCAACCCGTCCGCTGGGCCAAATGCCATCGTTCTCGGCGAGGGAGCCTATGAGATTCGCTCCCGAATAGGAGATTTGGCGGTTGTTGCCCTCTGCGGAACCTTCAACAGTAACACTCAAGAATTCACGCCCCAGCTCGCCGCTGTGGAACGGTTTATATTCCTGAGCGATCAAGACATCAGGGAAGTCGATTTACTCTGTAATATCCCGCTGGACGAGTCCCTCTCGTTTAAGTTGGTCAATACCGAGTATGCCCCCACAGGCCCTGACAATAACGCTATGGAGGTCTTTTGGGACTTTGGATTTGAAGGTGTTTTCCGAAGTCCAACGCGGGGACGAAGTCTGAGCGATATCGTTGAGGTTCAGCGCCAGCCGGAACTCTCGGGCGTGCTCGAAGACATCTCGTTCATCGCACTCGGAGGAAGCTACACCGGGCTTGGCACGCCCTTCTCGCGCGTGATTCAGGAGAACATCACCCCCAACGGCCAGATGGTCATTCTGCCAGCACTCCTAAGCGTTCCGCAGCCAGTATCACCGCAGCCAGGAACGCGAGTGCAGGACAATATGATTCGGTTCCGCGCAAACCAAGTCTATCCTCCGGATTTTACGTATCTGACACTTAGAAACAGCCTCGGCATCCCTGTTTGGGAGTGGATCATTCCTGCGGGTGAAGAACGCGCTGTGATTCCCGAATTCCCAAGCTTTTCTGGACTGCCACCCGCCGAGAGACCTTCACCGTTGGTGCAAGAGCCGCTCTTCTTGAGCATCTTCGCGGTCAAGCTCAAAGGTGGGTTCGATTACGAGCGATTCACGTTCCGAGATGTCTCGCAGGAGGTGTGGCGGGCTTATAGCGTGAACAACTGGTCGGTTATCCTGCCTCTTCCTTAA
- a CDS encoding IPT/TIG domain-containing protein — MNSIRKWMLLGVLLMTVGACSDDVEPPTNNSEPSDMSDMVVDQTPEPDANNPEEDMGNPPDMVVEPDEGLFDFGEFDFGDEELAVQDILPPSGSVLGGTPFVITGTGFTRDTAVFFGSRQAEAELVNRDLVGQTPPGSAPGPITVKVLDPEGGEVVVDGGFTYTVAMTVDAVSPARVPTSGGIEVEVLGQGFDEDTRVSFGGLTGLSHVLVSETRLRVITPPAPAGVVDVRASSRNATAKLVAGLTYYAPVKVERVRPASGTTAGGDTVTLEGSGFEDSMIVEFNGAAATVVSAAADGTSADVTTPAGAAGLADIRAETDSGADILRDGFFYAAPGEFQIAGVDPAEAPAIGGTKVTIIGSGLDDAALSIEFDSIPATIVESGPGHVVVEVPAHAPGVVDITATSSAGTRTLTDGFTYVENLWIDSVAPNEGEAAGGYDVVITGEGFTGATRVYFGLVQASFVLDSPTQITASAPAHTPGTVDVKVERGSVKASFRDAFTFTEPLEIFGYFPIRGSVAGNTYVEVLGRGFTDGITARFDQNPALAVQVLDSQTLTLRTPPNPTGTVPLVFERGADSATAPTPFTFFNPGARFGGAWGGPIQGAVNVTVYEMGGAPIESAFVMLSTNAQTPYTGYTDANGMVTISGPDVFGEQTITAVAEGYSSASLQRVNAENVTLFLSPPPPPPEGMPPAGPSHTFVGNVTGLDKLAEPGPTQFQMAIVVTTQVDPFTENPDPGGGNVLYDDGPYTLRSRVGDMAVVAYGGLFDNNTQEFTPLYMGIERYQTAADQQTTTVDIDLNIPLDHVLRFKLNQPPRGPNGPTTNEVTPWLDLGFEGVVGGYNVARGDADIIEARHQAELTGVLANASYFVSGGAVTPAIGYPSSLAVKRNVTNINQIIELPPLLGVPTITSPQDFSVPVDRTFIFNTNSTNLPSFYYVRITDFQQTPIWDVFLPGTETSFKLPDFPQFTGPTQPSPYPLGTFVVQIIGIRMANFNYANVSYADLDIGLWDAYSVNVHFVSF, encoded by the coding sequence GTGAATAGCATACGAAAATGGATGTTGCTCGGGGTTCTATTGATGACCGTCGGAGCGTGCTCTGACGATGTTGAGCCCCCGACCAACAATTCCGAACCTTCCGATATGAGTGATATGGTGGTCGATCAGACGCCAGAACCCGACGCGAACAACCCTGAAGAGGATATGGGCAATCCACCAGACATGGTGGTTGAACCCGACGAAGGCCTCTTTGATTTCGGCGAGTTTGACTTCGGAGACGAAGAACTCGCCGTTCAGGACATCCTTCCTCCTTCGGGCTCGGTGCTCGGCGGAACGCCTTTTGTGATCACCGGCACCGGATTTACGCGCGACACGGCAGTCTTTTTTGGTTCGCGCCAAGCTGAGGCGGAGCTCGTCAACCGAGACCTTGTCGGCCAAACACCTCCTGGAAGCGCTCCCGGTCCCATCACCGTCAAAGTTCTGGACCCTGAAGGCGGTGAAGTCGTTGTAGACGGCGGATTTACGTACACGGTGGCCATGACGGTGGATGCCGTCTCCCCTGCACGCGTACCAACCAGCGGTGGAATCGAAGTAGAAGTCCTCGGCCAAGGTTTTGACGAAGACACGCGCGTCAGTTTTGGCGGCCTCACAGGTCTTTCTCACGTCCTTGTATCGGAAACTCGACTTCGAGTGATTACGCCTCCCGCACCCGCCGGTGTAGTGGATGTCCGCGCTTCGAGCCGAAATGCGACCGCCAAACTCGTAGCTGGGTTGACCTACTACGCACCGGTTAAAGTAGAGCGCGTGCGCCCTGCCTCCGGAACAACGGCTGGCGGTGATACCGTAACCCTTGAAGGTTCAGGCTTTGAAGATTCGATGATCGTGGAGTTTAATGGCGCGGCAGCTACCGTGGTGAGTGCGGCAGCAGACGGTACCAGCGCCGACGTCACCACTCCAGCAGGCGCGGCTGGACTCGCCGATATCCGAGCGGAGACGGATTCGGGCGCAGATATCTTAAGGGACGGTTTCTTCTACGCGGCACCAGGAGAGTTCCAGATCGCTGGCGTTGACCCGGCCGAGGCTCCAGCCATTGGCGGTACAAAAGTCACAATCATCGGCTCCGGTCTTGATGACGCCGCACTATCTATCGAGTTCGATTCGATCCCTGCGACCATCGTTGAAAGTGGGCCCGGTCATGTGGTGGTTGAGGTTCCTGCCCACGCTCCAGGCGTAGTGGACATCACCGCCACCTCAAGCGCTGGAACTCGAACCCTCACAGATGGTTTCACCTACGTAGAAAATCTCTGGATCGATAGCGTCGCTCCGAACGAAGGAGAGGCAGCAGGCGGCTACGACGTGGTCATCACCGGCGAAGGCTTTACCGGCGCGACACGCGTTTATTTTGGCCTCGTCCAGGCAAGTTTTGTATTAGACTCACCCACCCAGATCACGGCCAGTGCGCCAGCGCATACACCAGGAACCGTCGACGTCAAGGTCGAGCGAGGCAGCGTCAAAGCATCGTTCAGAGATGCCTTCACCTTCACTGAACCCCTTGAAATTTTCGGTTATTTCCCGATTCGTGGGTCCGTCGCCGGTAACACGTATGTCGAGGTTTTGGGCCGCGGTTTCACGGACGGTATCACCGCTCGTTTTGACCAAAACCCAGCCCTTGCCGTTCAGGTTTTGGACTCACAAACACTGACCCTGAGGACGCCGCCAAACCCAACGGGCACGGTTCCCCTCGTGTTTGAGCGAGGAGCCGATTCGGCTACCGCACCGACTCCGTTCACATTCTTCAACCCGGGCGCACGGTTCGGCGGAGCGTGGGGAGGCCCAATCCAAGGGGCGGTCAACGTGACCGTCTACGAGATGGGTGGGGCACCTATTGAAAGTGCCTTCGTGATGCTCTCGACCAACGCACAAACCCCATATACGGGCTATACCGACGCAAACGGAATGGTGACAATCTCAGGGCCCGATGTCTTCGGTGAGCAGACCATCACAGCTGTTGCCGAGGGCTATTCGTCGGCATCTCTTCAACGAGTTAACGCTGAGAACGTCACGCTCTTTCTATCCCCCCCGCCTCCACCACCGGAGGGAATGCCCCCCGCAGGGCCTTCGCATACCTTTGTTGGAAACGTGACGGGGTTGGATAAACTTGCGGAACCTGGCCCGACTCAGTTTCAAATGGCGATTGTGGTGACCACCCAGGTGGACCCATTCACCGAGAACCCTGATCCGGGCGGCGGCAATGTGCTCTACGACGATGGGCCGTACACCTTGCGCTCACGCGTGGGAGACATGGCTGTGGTCGCTTATGGCGGACTCTTCGACAACAACACGCAAGAGTTTACGCCGCTCTACATGGGCATTGAGCGCTACCAAACGGCTGCTGACCAGCAGACCACCACGGTTGATATCGACCTCAACATACCTCTCGACCACGTCTTGAGATTTAAGTTGAATCAGCCTCCCCGCGGCCCGAATGGCCCTACCACAAATGAAGTCACGCCCTGGCTCGACCTCGGATTTGAGGGCGTGGTTGGAGGCTACAACGTTGCTCGAGGTGACGCGGATATCATCGAAGCAAGACATCAGGCCGAACTTACTGGCGTATTGGCCAACGCTTCCTATTTTGTAAGCGGCGGCGCCGTCACTCCAGCCATTGGGTATCCTTCAAGCCTGGCCGTGAAGCGCAACGTGACGAACATCAATCAGATCATCGAACTCCCGCCTCTGTTAGGCGTGCCTACGATTACGTCACCTCAAGATTTCTCGGTACCAGTAGACCGGACCTTCATCTTCAATACGAACTCGACAAACCTCCCGAGTTTCTATTACGTCCGGATCACAGACTTCCAACAAACACCTATTTGGGACGTCTTCCTGCCGGGCACTGAGACTAGCTTTAAACTACCTGATTTCCCTCAGTTCACCGGTCCGACACAGCCTTCACCGTATCCCCTTGGCACCTTCGTGGTTCAAATCATCGGGATTCGCATGGCCAATTTCAATTACGCCAACGTTTCCTACGCCGATTTGGATATCGGACTTTGGGACGCGTATTCAGTGAACGTACACTTCGTGTCTTTCTAA